The Salvia miltiorrhiza cultivar Shanhuang (shh) chromosome 2, IMPLAD_Smil_shh, whole genome shotgun sequence DNA window CTATATTCTAAACACAGTGTGTGAAAGATATGCTAAAACCATGGTTGTTTATGCTACAAGATGAAGAGAGACAAGATGTGTTTACGATGTGTCGCTTCCTTGCTTGAGGAATTCGAGGTCTTTCATTTGCAGCTGCACAGCTTCTTTGGGCAAGGGTTTAGGCTCTGGGATCTTGATTTCGTCGGTTCCATCTGCAATTCTCTGTGCTTTCTCTCTCACAATTCTCTCTATCTCTTGCTTTCCGGCGGCCGGGAACACAGCATTCAAGATTGTACACAGCAattcctcatcttcttcttctataGCATCTCTCCCAAAACAACATACATATATGGCTTCCAGAGCTTTCTCAGCCCGAACTGCCATCGGAATATTGGGTGCTGGAGCATTCAGTCGCGCTCGTTTCTGCCAGCAACACAAACTCGCGTTAGTAGAGGTGTAAATGAGTCGAGCTTGAGTTATTTGAATTGCTATCCAACTCTACTAAGAAAAGTTGTTTTCGTATCATTATCGTGTCATGTTATCGTATCGACACGATAATGATATGACATGCTAAGATCAAACACGATCCGTTAAACCTCTTCTCAACACGAATGCAAATACGACATAATTTGTCCAAAAATGGTCACGATATTTCATTATTAATTTGGTGCGTTGGTGAAAAATGGTAAATGCACAAACCTCTCTTGCTTCTTTGATCATGGCAATGAAATTCTCCTCTTCGAATTCAATATCATTGGAAATCCTAAGTCTTGCTACTCCTTCCAAAATGTCTTCAGATTTAAGCAGACCAGCTCCAACTGCAGCTAGCCAACAGCATAGAAGCACATACAGAGGATCCCCAGCCTACAATCAATTGAAACGAGTTTTTATTTTATCGAATAATTTAGAGCGCAATATATAGGTTACCTTGCCTCGTCGATCTTGGAGCTCGAAGAGAGCCCTGGAGTCATTGACGGAGCACTTGTTGCCCACTCTCCGCCGGAACTCGGCGAAGTCGATGATGTCGCCGCCGACGCCGCCCTCGTCGCTGATGATTCTGGCGAAGAGGCCGATCACCGGGAGGGAGCCGAGGACTTTGTTGGCGAAGCCGGCGAGGGTGTTGGAGTCCTCCATGTAAGCCCGGACGCCGCCATTGGGCTTGCGGCGGCTGCGGCGAGCGGCGTAGAGGtggcggaggcggaggaggGATGGAGGGGCGGGTTTGCAGATGGTGGAGTAGATGTGGGAGGATTGAGGGTTTGTTTGGAGGGGGGAGACTACTGCcattatttctttctttcttcaattcTAACCTCTCGTTTTGGGATCATGTATGCAGTATGCTGCTTGCTCTACTATCTCCAAgatatttttatcaatttaaaagtaaataatgcataattaatatgaataatattttatgggtaagaaagaaaaaggagataattttttttttcaaacaaaaaagaaaaatgagataaTAGACCACTTTATTCCATTTCATATAGCaaaacaaaattttactcataaatataataattggaaATACTTGCATTTTTTATGTACATATACTAATagtatatctttaattatttttttaaaaaaaattaattccaaaaaaaaaacttactgCCACTACTCGGCCACCCCATGTCGTGCCACTATCACCACCACCCAGCATCCCTCTCTATTTTCCAACGTCGTTGCCGccacttgtttttttttttttcagcatCGTTGATCATTATTTTATTAGCAATAATAATTGCAATTAACACAGTGCAATtatagacacacacacacatatatatatatagagagagaagagttcaacatagaagctaaatattgtggagaaagagaattcgtaaaataaaaatgaacatatttataattttaatgaacagatcaatgtaccacatgaacagcaatttgccaagggttcgaatcctgctggtggcgagtttttctttatttttactaaatacgcctgttcattacttatgttgatctgttcgtaaaatgaatagattttgatgaggactggaatactcatcagcgctgtgcttagtagCTTAAATCTACTTTacctgattattgttattattatcaaagGAACTAACGAGCGCATGT harbors:
- the LOC131008726 gene encoding photosystem I assembly factor PSA3, chloroplastic; translated protein: MAVVSPLQTNPQSSHIYSTICKPAPPSLLRLRHLYAARRSRRKPNGGVRAYMEDSNTLAGFANKVLGSLPVIGLFARIISDEGGVGGDIIDFAEFRRRVGNKCSVNDSRALFELQDRRGKAGDPLYVLLCCWLAAVGAGLLKSEDILEGVARLRISNDIEFEEENFIAMIKEAREKRARLNAPAPNIPMAVRAEKALEAIYVCCFGRDAIEEEDEELLCTILNAVFPAAGKQEIERIVREKAQRIADGTDEIKIPEPKPLPKEAVQLQMKDLEFLKQGSDTS